The following DNA comes from Pseudophryne corroboree isolate aPseCor3 chromosome 8, aPseCor3.hap2, whole genome shotgun sequence.
GTGAGTGAGGAGGGAGGAAAAACGATGGTTGGTGTCGCAGAGAGGATCGAGGGAGCAACGGAGACGGACGGAGAAGAAGCAGCTCAGTCCGAGGGGAGAAAGCTATTCTCTACCGGAGGAAGAGAGAAGGCACCTGACATCCGACGGGACTAGCAAACCGGAGGAGGAACGGATCGTAGACCACTGGCATCATAGTGACGAGTGGAGCCGGAATCTCGCAAGCACCTAACCCCGCCATACACCGGAGCGCCCAGCCACCTGCAAGTCAGCTCCTGCTGCGGAATATCTCGGTAAGACACCTAGCTGAGATTAGCGGTAGAGCCTGCATATTAAACCCGGGAGGTAAATCAGTCTAGAGAGGATGGCTGGGGTCACCAAGCGACGGGTGGAAGTGCCTTAGAGGAGGAAATATAGAGAGAGTCAGGACCACCATTACCTGCAGTATAATTTCCGTGCCCGCAATTCGGGGGAGGAGTCAAGGAGCCTAATTAACAACTCCATGATATGGACTGTGGCCAGGAGTGTGTATTTGCAAACCTATATAGAGATATACACTAGTTCTGTGATGATTCTAAAGGCCAATGTTAATGTATACATTGAGGAGTGAATCACATAGTCCACCTCCATATGGCTTCCATGGGAGGAGGCTGATGCTATGACTGTGAAGAACTGGCGACAGCCCCTCCTTTATAGCCCCCGGAGTAAATACAGCTCGTCAGAGGATTTCACATCCCGATCTTCCTTCCGCTTTACGGAATTATTTATATGATCACTCTGCAGAGGAATACGAAAATTATACGTACACTATAATAATATCTGTTTTCCCTTTTCTTCATAATTTATCATATCTGTGGTGAACGATTAATTGAGGAATTAACTATTACCCTAATATCTACGAAATGGTGACGAAGGCACccgcaatataaataaaatactttgACCTCCCTGAAATATATACAAAGTATAGCATATTGTATGGCCCATATTTCTATTCTAATATAGTCTATCCTGAAGTATGAGCACTGAGAAGCCCTGTTTAGTCCCTCAATAGGTTGCTCTTTTCAGCGTTGGAACAGTGGAAAAGTAGGATCCGCCTTCTATCCTATTAATGGTACTACTAATATATATAACAGTATTGTACTCTTCCTAGAATATTGACATTGAAGTAACTCTAGCTAATCAAGAAGTAGTACGTAATCCATTCAATATGATATATGTCTGTGCAAAAGCAAAGATACATACAGGAAGCTAACTTCATTAGTAGAACCAACCCAACCGACCTTTGAGTAATCAACGTCTCATGGGCCCCAACACGTGCACCAACTGTATATTAGTATAGACTATTATAATAATACTATTTAATATAAGCGCAGCGACTAACCCAGTACTTTTCCTTTACAAAGTGggttttttaagggttttttgtgaTGCATGCAATTTAATTGTATATAGAGGGGGAGGGAAAATATTAATTCTATATATACTCTTACAGCTAGAAAATGTTATAATCTTATAATAAAGTGACATAGTTATTCACTAATAAGGGGTATGGTATTTATTAGAAGTTAACACTTACCTTTAATCCGGAGTCCTGGGAAACGAGTCCGAAGAGGATCTGGAAAACACAGAAGACAAATATTTGAACCACATTTGGTAGGTGTATACAACACACTAAAATTACGATCATTGTTTTGGTAAAGGGAAACATTCCCTAAGGGCTTTCCCAAGTTAGCCCAACTATATCAAATCGAtcaaattagcttgggtggaggcactgctggTGGTAATACTTAGTAACTCTGGTGTCTAAGGTAGAGACGAGGGGgagagggttacatttggaggcactgctgagatcctgaaCCCTAGGTCTCTTGTTTATTACTAGGTAGGATGGCAGGAGTAAGAAAGGAAGATATCTTCCGTTGGTGTAGAGAAAAGGAGATAACTGTGGAAAGCAGTTTTGGATTAACTGGAAATTTGACTGATGCCAGCGATGATAGTATCATCAATTCAGTCAAGTTTCTGTATGGAGTCAGCGATCCGCGTATTGTGGATAAATGGAAAGGGTTAAATGGTAATATCACCGCTGTATTAATCAACAATAAGAACCTGCTAGACCCAGTGTTGCTTCCTAGTATGGTGGTAGTGGAGGGAGTACCTGGGTGGAAAGTACATGTGGTATGGCCTGAGTGGAAAAGCAGTGGGACTGGAACCGATATCCCGTGTGAAGAACTGGGCACGGGGGAGCCAAATATACTAGCTACGGGGGACCTTGTTCCTCCACCAGTGGCTGATACAGAAGTACCCCATCAACGGGAGGATGCAATTGAGAGTCAAGTGGATACAGTAGTGGGCAAAATGGTTAGTCATTTGGAAAAATGGCACTTTGAAGGGGGATATCGACGCCTTAGGATATTTTCAGGAATCACACCTATTCCAGCTGGAGAGGAGACCTACGAATTGTGGAGGGAGGCGGCAACCCAACATTCAGAGGAATGGCAATGCCCTGACCATGTCAAACGCCAGAGGGTGGTGGAAAGTCTGAGGGGgccagctatgggggtaattcaagctACCCGAAGAAGCAACCCAAAAGCCACCCTGAAAGATTATCTGGAGGCCTTGGACTTCTCTTTTGGTACAATGGATGATGTCGGGGATTTGTTAGCTCGACTGAACCATACTTATCAAGATCTGGGAGAAACATTGACTCATTATGTGTACAGGGTAGATAGACTTATTTATAAAATAGTGGACAAAGGGGGCATCGATAAAGATACAGTGGATAGTCGGAGACTGACACAAGTACTAAAAGGAGCGTTAACTAGCAATCCGGTAGCACAAAGATTGAGGTGCACCATGTCGGCTGCCCGGGCCCCTACATTGAATGAACTAGTTAGAGAAGTGAAATTAGAGGAGGTGCAAATTGAGAATAGGGAGAAAGGTTGTTGAAGCTCATGGAAGAACAAAATAAGAAACTGGAACAGTTAATAGCACTTCAGACGGTTAATCCCTATAGTCCGGTGTCTATCCAGGGATTTGATCGGGGAGTGAGAGCAAGAAGGGAGAACCGCCCTCCCATAATTTGCTATAGCTGTGGACAAGCTGGTCATCGATCCTTCGAATGCCCGATGAACGGAAACAGTACCCGGAGGAATGGAAGTAATGGTAACTATCAGAGGAGAAATTTACAGTTGGAAAACTCCAACGGGAGtgctgtgaacccctcacaggctccccagtaATTATCGTTCATGCCATGGGGAGTGCTCAGTGGTCCTCGGAGATTCCGGAGACTCTGATGGGCAATGCACCTAGGACCAAGGCTATGATTAATGGACATGCCTGTAATGTTCTGTTAGATAGTGGCTCCCAAATTTCCATTGTTTTCGAATCCTGGTACCAGAATTACCTGACAGATGTACCCATCCACCCGTTGAGTGGGCTCACCATCTGGGGATTGAGCGAGCAAAAGTACCCTTATTTGGGATATATCATCACACAAATCACTTTCGAGCCTGGACTGATATCCCCTAATGAAACAGTCCCATTTGTAGCTTTGGTTTGTCCAGACTCCCCTGGAGACAACGGGGAGTTACCTGTTATTGTAGGGACCAATACCAACATGTTTAAAAGCCTAATTAAGTGGTGTGATAAGCAAACACTGAAAAGTGAGGTAGTCGAGAAGAGTCGATCGGAAGGATCTGTGATCCCTTGCAAAAGAGTGGATATTAACCTTTCAAAGTCATTACTGATAAAATTGGAGTCCTGTTTCCAAGGGAGTGACATCGACCCCCACAACCGAGTTCTACTATTAGAACAATTACAGCAGAGAGATGCCGTATTTTCACAAAGTGAGTGGGATCTAGGGACCGCCAAGGATGTAGAACATCGGATTAAACTGTCTGACGAGACCCCCTTCAGAGAGCGATCTCGTCGATTGGCACCCGCTGATTTCGAAGACGTACGGACTCATTTGCGTAACCTTTCAGAGAATCAGGTGATTGCTGATTCGGAAAGTCAATATGCCTCCCCCATTGTGGTTGCAAGAAAGAAGAGTAGTGAGATCCGGCTGTGCATCGATTATAGGACATTAAATCAACGTACTATACCAGACCAATACACTGTCCCCAAAATTGAAGAAGCTCTGGACTGTTTACAAGGAAGTCAATGGTTTTCCGTACTAGATTTACGGTGTGGGTATTATCAAATCCCAATGTGCGCCAGTGATAGGGCCAAGACTGCGTTCATATGTCCCATCGGATTTTTCGAATTCTTAAAAATGCCCCAGGGTATAACGGGAGCGCCGGCCACCTTTCAGCGGACCATGGAAAAGACTGTGGGCGACATGTGCTACCGCGAGGTCctagtttatttagatgacatcatAGTCTTTGGTAAAACATTGGAAGAACACAACGAGAGGCTCTTGAAAGTATTGGACCGACTCCAACGGCGAGGGTTGAAACTATCCATTGAGAAATGCCAGCTATGCCGATCCATGGTGAAGTACCTGGGGCATATTGTTAGTAGACAGGGGATTGCCACCGATCCGGAAAAGGTAGCTACCGTTATGAATTGGCCACGACCAAACACCCTTAAAGAATTGCGATCCTTTTTAGGATTTTGTGGTTATTATAGAAAATTTGTACCTAAATACTCTAAAATAGCCCGACCCTTgacaaatctaaccaaaggatatcCCCCCATTGCTACTAAAGGAAGGCTGAATTCTCAAAAGAGAATGGAATACTTTTGTCCCAGAGAACCCTTTGGGGATAGGTGGAATGAGGCATGTGAAGACGCATTCAATAATCTCAAAGAACGACTGTCGCAGTCGCCTGTGCTAGCTTATGCTGACCCAGAGCTTCCATATGAGGTGCATATTGATGCCTCCTTAGACGGCCTTGGAGGAGTATTGTACTAATGGAGGGAGGATCAACTCAGACCAATTGCGTACGTCAGCAGGGGTTTATCGGGGAGTGAAAGGAATTATCCCGCCCACAAACTAGAATTTTTGGCTTTGAAGTGGGCAATTAGTGAAAAATTCCACGACTATTTGTACAgagcctctttcacaatacatacggATAATAACCCGTTAACCTACATTCAGTCAACAGCCAAACTAGATGCTACTGGTCATCGATGGTTAGCGGCTCTGTCTAACTACCAATTTACCATCAAGTATCGACCTGGTGTCAGCAATCAGGACGCGGATTCCTTGTCTAGGATAGCTCACAATGAAGTATCCTCACCCCTGGAAGAATGGATCGAGGTCCCAGCTGCGGAAGTAAGAGGCCTATGTCAATGGGTTAGAATAAACCCAATTGCTCCTTTAGTGGGGATAGTTAATACCGGGGCTTCGGCACAGGCAATACCTCCTCCATATCGTAGATTGAGCCCATCAGCAATGGAAGGATTGGAGATGGTGTCGCGGGACAAATTATCTCAAGAGCAAAGGGATGATACTCATATTGGTCCTATATATAAGTACTTGGAAAACTCCAAGCAGTTGATCGCCTGTTCTGGACTATCTAGGGAAACTAGAGTGTTGTGGCGACAGATTAAGCGACTAAAGATAAGGAAAGGGGTGCTTTATAGGACAACCCGAAACATAGCAGGCACTACTCGATTACAGATAGTATTACCATCTAAATATAAATCTATGGTATTGGTTGAGTTACATAATCATCATGGTCATGTGGGACAAGAAAAGACCCTAGGATTGATAGCTGAGAGATTTTTCTGGCCATTAATGAAGAGGGATGTCGAACAGTTCTGTAAATCATGTGGAAACTGTGTACTAAGGAAAACGGTACCTGGCAATGCCGCACCTCTTATCAACTTAAAGAGTGCAGGGCCCTTCGATTTAGTGTGTATCGATTTCTTATCCCTAGAAGGCCCCGACGGACGCGAAAGTAATATCTTAGTTGTCACTGATCACTTTACCAGGTATGCGCAAGCCTATGTCACGGTAAATCAAAGGACAGTGACGGTGGCTCGTACGCTGTGGGATAAATTTTTCGTCCATTATGGGCTGCCTGCACGAATTCATTCCGACCAAGGGAGGGAGTTTGAAAGCAACTTAATTAAAGAATTGTGCTACTGTTGCGGCATAAGAAAATCCAGAACTACACCGTACCATCCGCAGGGGGATCCACAACCCGAAAGATTCAACCGGACGTTATTAAATATGCTGGGAACATTGAATGACAAACAAAAGCGGTTATGGATACAACACATTACATATCTAGTTCATGCCTAAAATTGTACCCGGAATGAGGCGACGGGGTATAGTCCCTACCTACTTCTGTTTGGTAGAGAAGCAAGGTTACCTATAGATGTGTGTTTACCTACACAAATCAACGCTCCTTCCTGGGGTTCCCATTCCCATTATTTGAGAAAATTACAGCAACAATTACAAGAAGCCTATACACTGGCTCGAAATAATGCAGAGAAAATGgggaagaaaaataaaatacaacACGATCGGAAAGTAGTAGAACATTGCTTGCAACCCGGGGACAGGGTATTGATTGAATTGCTAGGAGTACCCAGAAGACAGAAGCTTAAGAATCGATGGAAAACCGATCCATATATAGTATTAAAGCAACTACCTAATATACCAGTATATCAGCTCATTCCGGAGAAGGGAGAAGGAGCTGTAGTGACATATCACAGGCAACATATATTACCTATTGCCCAAAACATTAGATGGGATGAGTCAGAGACGGGACCTTCTCCTGGGCACTACAAAACCTCACCTGCAACATCAACATTGTTGACTACATACCCCGAAGAAGAGGATAGTAGTCAGGAAGATGAACCCTTTGGAAGTGGGGTATATTATAAAGACAAGGAGTATATAGATGCTGGTAGTACAATGTTCTCCACAGGGGGCCAACCTGATTTACCTTCAACTGCTCCAGAAGGGGAAGTAACCTATATAGATGGAAATCCGAATGTGGACTTGGGGGAGAGTCATTGGGCCAAAGAGGATTATAATAGTCCTATTAGAGGATTTCTTAATGATGAATACGATACTAGTGGTGAATCAACAATACGTACACGGGACAACCCACCCAGACCCCAGAGGATAAGAAAACCACCCCTTATACTTACCTATGACCGTTTGGGTATGCCCACGGAGATACCTTTGACGATTCATCCTAGTGTAGTAATGTCATGGCCTTATTTCGGATATGGAATAGATTGGGGGTAAAGTTATGTATTATAAGGTACCCTGTGGCCCATATAAGTACAGGATGGGGATTCCCATTTTCACATAAGAAGGGTAAAATGGGAtccccagggggagagtgtagcccctatactcatataaaaaaaaaaaaaaatgaggtataaaataaatacatgtacCCCTGATTAATTGTTATAAATTAACTTACTATGTAAAATAGACAAGTCAGAAaatcttctgtatatatatatatatatatatatatatatatatatgtatggatatTAATTGTATAAGGAGGCTGTGGTACTGGTTGTGGTAAACACAAAGAACCAACATGgaccgcaggacttttatattaatATCATGGCACGAGGGGCTTGAGAGAGACTTCCAGAAGCACCTCGTGcaaggagaggagagagagtgagtgaggagGGAGGAAAAACGATGGTTGGTGTCGCAGAGAGGATCGAGGGAGCAACGGAGACGGACGGAGAAGAAGCAGCTCAGTCCAAGGGGAGAAAGCTATTCTCTGCCGGAGGAAGAGAGAAGGCACCTGACATCCGACGGGACTAGCGATCCGGAGGAGGAACGGATCGTAGACCACTGGCATCATAGTGACGAGTGGAGCCGGAATCTCGCAAGCACCTAACCCCGCCATACACCGGAGCGCCCAGCCGCCTGCAAGTCAGCTCCTGATGCGGAATATCTCGGTAAGACACCTAGCTGAGATTAGCGGTAGAGCCTGCATATTAAACCCGGGAGGTAAATCAGTCTAGAGAGGATGGCTGGGGTCACCAAGCGACGGGTGGAAGTGCCTTAGAGGAGGAAATATAGAGAGAGTCAGGACCACCATTACCTGCAGTATAATTTCCGTGCCCGCAATTCGGGGGAGGAGTCAAGGAGCCTAATTAACAACTCCATGATATGGACTGTGGCCAGGAGTGTGTATTTGCAAACCTATATAGAGATATACACTAGTTCTGTGACGATTCTAAAGGCCAATGTTAATGTATACATTGAGGAGTGAATCACAAAGTCCACCTCCATATGGCTTCCATGGGAGGAGGCTGATGCTATGACTGTGAAGAACTGGCGACAGCCCCTCCTTTATAGCCCCCGGAGTAAATACAGCTCGTCAGAGGATTTCACATCCCGATCTTCCTTCCGCTTTACGGAATTATTTATATGATCACTCTGCAGAGGAATCCGAAAATTATACGTACACTATAATAATATCTGTTTTCCCTTTTCTTCATAATTTATCATATCTGTGGTGAACGATTAATTGAGGAATTAACTATTACCCTAATACCTACGAAATGGTAACGAAGGCACccgcaatataaataaaatactttgACCTCCCTGAAATATATACAAAGTATAGCATATTGTATGGCCCATATTTCTATTCTAATATAGTCTATCCTGAAGTATGAGCACTGAGAAGCCCTGTTTAGTCCCTCAATAGGTTGCTCTTTTCAGCGTTGGAACAGTGGAAAAGTAGGATCCGCCTTCTATCCTATTAATGGTACTACTAATATATATAACAGTATTGTACTCTTCCTAGAATATTGACATTGAAGTAACTCTAGCTAATCAAGAAGTAGTACGTAATCCATTCAATATGATATATGTCTGTGCAAAAGCAAAGATACATACAGGAAGCTAACTTCATTAGTAGAACCAACCCAACCGACCTTTGAGTAATCAACGTCTCATGGGCCCCAACACATGCACCAACTGTATATTAGTATAGACTATTATAATAATACTATTTAATATAAGCGCAGCGACTAACCCTGTACTTTTCCTTTACAGAGTGGGTTTTTTAAGAGTTTTTTGTGATGCATGCAATTTATTTGTATATAGAGGGGGAGGGAAAATATTAATTCTATATATACTCTTACAGCTAGAAAATGTTATAATCTTATAATAAAGTGACATAGTTATTCACTAATAAGGGTATGGTATTTATTAGAAGTTAACACTTACCTTTAATCCGGAGTCCTGGGAAAAGAGTCCGAAGAGGATCTGGAAAACACAGAAGACAAATATTTGAACCACATTTGGTAGGTGTATACAACACACTAAAATTACGATCATTGTTTAGGTAAAGGGAAACATTCCCTAAGGGCTTTCCCAAGTTAGCCCAACTATATCAAATCGAtcaaattagcttgggtggaggcactgctggTGGTAATACTTAGTAACTCTGGTGTCTAAGGTAGAGACGAGGGGGAGAGGGTTACATTACCTTATACCAGGGGATGATGTTACAGCTGGAACTTAACATTGGACTAACATTACAGTCGTGATTATTTTGGTATGTGACACTGTCTTTTACCTTTGATATTTTACTGATATTCATTTGATATTTCTAttctgatattttcacctcagGT
Coding sequences within:
- the LOC134949841 gene encoding paraneoplastic antigen Ma1 homolog, with protein sequence MAGVRKEDIFRWCREKEITVESSFGLTGNLTDASDDSIINSVKFLYGVSDPRIVDKWKGLNGNITAVLINNKNLLDPVLLPSMVVVEGVPGWKVHVVWPEWKSSGTGTDIPCEELGTGEPNILATGDLVPPPVADTEVPHQREDAIESQVDTVVGKMVSHLEKWHFEGGYRRLRIFSGITPIPAGEETYELWREAATQHSEEWQCPDHVKRQRVVESLRGPAMGVIQATRRSNPKATLKDYLEALDFSFGTMDDVGDLLARLNHTYQDLGETLTHYVYRVDRLIYKIVDKGGIDKDTVDSRRLTQVLKGALTSNPVAQRLRCTMSAARAPTLNELVREVKLEEVQIENREKGC